A window of the Deferribacterota bacterium genome harbors these coding sequences:
- a CDS encoding P-II family nitrogen regulator, with protein sequence MKKIVAIIKPFKLDDVKEKLTELGISGLTVTEVKGYGRQKGHTELYRGAEYVIDFIPKIKIEIVVSDKLVDDVIEAILESAKTGRIGDGKIFVVPIDEIIRIRTGEKGENAL encoded by the coding sequence ATGAAGAAGATTGTCGCTATTATTAAACCTTTTAAGTTAGATGATGTAAAAGAGAAATTAACTGAGTTAGGAATCTCTGGCCTAACTGTAACTGAGGTAAAAGGTTATGGTAGACAAAAAGGCCATACGGAGCTATATAGAGGTGCAGAATACGTGATAGACTTTATTCCAAAGATAAAGATAGAGATAGTTGTTTCTGATAAGCTGGTAGATGACGTAATCGAGGCTATTTTGGAGTCTGCCAAAACTGGTAGAATTGGGGATGGCAAGATATTTGTGGTTCCAATAGATGAGATTATTAGGATAAGAACTGGAGAAAAAGGAGAAAATGCTTTATAG